aacgcttggcatttcttgtcgaatgatgtttctccttgtataggtggaattctttcgactttgttatcctttgtatatgccatggctttgtagattgactgcgggtcttccttctctaggaattcattccagtgtttccttttagcgtctttgattgccttgttgtaggtgtttcgtgcacgtaggaagtctcttttctagtaggcgtcgtgtatcgcagtagtttcgagcttttctttaaaaatccttctatagtgggaagtgtcttgtcgtagctttgtcagctctttgttccaccaagcttttggttttggaccaagtctagtgatagggatagctttgtttgctgcagtttggattgcttgagttattgctttaccaatctcttctagctgttgctctagctctgtattgttgccgaggaggaggtccattaagtctgcctttcttggatcactgatctggtccatatcttgcaaggtttgactgttttggattgccgtttctagttctttgttgaaggtgtcccagttagcctttgcagtattaaatctgggttggtttgtcgggttttctacaaggtctgcgtttgtttggatggagaataggaggccgtagtgatctgatccagtttcaggtatagtctgccagtccgtagctttgctagccaagtctggagtgacaagtgagaggtctaggactgtttctctagataggtgtggtctgaagaatgtgcctacctggtgtgtttaggagctctagatcttgttcttcaatccagtcaataaatggctgtgctccttggctcgtcgttgggcatagcgggtcccacaatggatggtgctcgttgctatctagtactaaaatagaacttggcggaagcttagtgttaagtatagctctgggcagtgttttttccccttcggcgtttgtttggttgtatacgttaaataggttaaattggaaattagaaccttttattgtaatagccattgcgtctgggtctattttgaagtcgttttgggtgaatgtctctgcttctagtgttctagatatataaaatagaaccctagggcggacgggtaggtttgttactggtaagatctggataaacgcagtgtgatttatggatcttgctgttgcgtagttgtcgttggtagttagccatggctcttgaattgcaattatatcagctttaagttcaactgcaagttgcagtgtagacagtcgctgtaatgctcttgttgagattgacttggaggatcctaatgttgttcaacattaaaatcctgcggggatgctctttgttactgcttggtagagttcgcactctttgctgtttgcaaagtggggctctttgcagttactacagtgggggagtgtatggttgcagggttttccttttgtattacacactgagcatttgtgtgttgtagttgcatgttcttctccgcacaaattgcatgctggttggtttcggcatctagtggctgggtggccaaattgttggcagtttaggcattgggtagatgctgctataggcttaaacttttcggtgaagagagtttgtccaaggattgtaattctaccaccaagtctggctgcgtcttcggctgttttgaatgctattacaatagagctgttcttcttgttttgccattctcttgatatccagtatgggttgccagtaatttgtagtccgttgttgtatgctgggatttctgtgtggagtatctctagtgtctctgctccctcccattctgttggcacattatgtactactactttcgtccatgattctagtagttgtacattctttagctcaaacttttgatgccatatatgcttgtgttggactaggtattctcctgagtaggttggagtggttgttagaataatattgttctttctacttgttgttactTCCTTCACTACTGGGTCTTTGATGCCGCCCTTTGAACTCTTCGTTGATTAGGTCTCTAATCTGGAGTGGTGTGTGAGACGTAGGCTGGGTAAGCGTAAGGACTGCTTGGTAGTAGCTTGCTGGCTTTTTGTTTGTCTTCTTTTTGTAGACACTGTAGTCCATGTGTTTCCGTTGTTCTGGGCGGCTACGCTAGCGTatgatgtcttgttttgttgggtgttttgggtgttttgggtgttttggatgttctgggtgttctggttgtttggttttcttggttgtttgggttttgtggtccagttgcggcattaacagctttctttagtgtctttgtagcttgttgggaggcgcttgtaagcgttgcagtctggtacgcaagctgtgctgtaaacttctcagtcatttgctgcgtaaccctgcctagttccgtaaagtctctaaagacgtccagtagttgtagtagtttgttttgggatagatgggattcggccatagtagatgcttgtagaattaggtcccttgcccagaagattgcttgggttgagtcctttgctcttggtttcttttcttggctgttctggaatgggtttctctctcttgtagttatctctggggagaatgccgctggtcttttatttagtggtggctgaataattaaccttggtgtttcttgggtggtctgctcgatgggtgttgttgggttgtCTTGGTGCCTTTCGTCGGTCTCCATTTCGTCGTCTTATTGATACATTGGTTATGTGTCTTACCTCCTTTTTCTCGACAGCCAGTCATCGACAGTGACGTTGCAGAACTACTGGTCTTTGAAATCTTACTATGTGATCATCTCTGTGTCTTAGATACTTTCGCAGGATAACGTGAGTCATCATGGCATATCTAAACATttgtaacggtttgggacttgccaagaccgacttgggtgagagttgggtacggccatcgctaccacactttctcatcacacacacctatatagctgcagttcctccatagctacacaatgcaacgcagtcctcctcctctcctcacaccgttacagttatgagcccggaAGCCTTTAATTAAATCGCTGCGTTCACCCGATATACAGCTAACAGACAAGCTGTCGATACAACGACACTCAACACTAGGAGCATATTTAGCTAGGTAGTTATGGCAACTCAAGAGCACGAAATGCAGGTGACGAGAGCGTTAGTTACCCTCCGAAAGCCAGACGATTAGTCGAAATAGCTGTTCACGAGGAAGATATCCGCAGACTAGAATGGTCTATAGGAGTACGTTAACCTAGATCTTTCGCCAGAGAGGCTAAAGATGCTAGAAGACGAGAGACCTAAAGAGCTCGAAGTAAGGAGATTTTGAAATCCTCTTACAGACGAGCAGATCGATATCCCAGACTTAACAGCGACAGAGCTCGCTACGTACAACTCATAGGCTAGACGATTCGATCGCGACGAGGCCAGGTGGCTCacgaaggagaaggctcTCTGAAACCTAAGCCTAGAGATCGTGCAGACAATTAACGTCAAACACCTAGACCTAATCCTTGATTGCGCAGACGCCTATAGCCAGCTAAGAACGCTAAAGAAGCACCTCTGTCTATCGATTGGAGAGAGGAACCACTAACTTAGAGCTCGGTACACAGCAGTCTGCACGAGACCAAAGACCGCAAACTTAGATACATGGTTCGACGAGTGGGTGACGATCACCCGACTCCTTACGGAGGCCAAGATGCCAGAGACGACTAGCAACAGGGCGCAGGAAGAGTTTATCCTGTCGATTAGAGGCCTAGACGATAGCTAGGCAGCTACTTAGCTACAAGACCTTATTAAGAAGGAACAGAAGAATAAAGAATTTCCGCTAATCGCGGATTTGATCGCGGAGTTCAGATTATACtatgggtgtttctcgaaataccttgagccacctggatctggttggcttggtggccaagaacatcaactcctatagtaatttgttagtaaatcgatgcagccacgctttctaacacccacaacgtatttgaagttcattgtttgctgcgatcgcctctactgactcgcgtttttggtgttgcaattttctcgagcccatctcatcgcgatgccaggcaccggccaccgcttgcagcccgctgttctccaggctatcctcgaccgaattgctgcctgcgaaagtgatcgagccatctctagagctacaggtgcgagccgtaacacagtagcaaagctgaggttgagcttagagttttggggcgtgccttatccgccgcgctgcgttcgacttgggcggccatctatactccggcaagctcagcgcgaaggccttcaggcatacctcaatggctcaccgggcgcatacatggatgagatgagggacttcttgtacgacgagtacgacgttaggataagccttgcgagcgtttaccgagagctagagaagatgagatggtctcgcaagcttgcaacaaagcgggcaaaggagcagagtgagccactccgccgcctctatcttgccaggatggcgcaacactataaggcggagcagatcgttgcgttggacgagagcgcctgcaatgagcgtacgggcgaccgcaagtatggctggtctccaatcggggagccggtggagctatcacacagcttcaggcgatcagaacggtggtcgctgctgccagccatgacgatagatggctacataagctataagatctttcaaggcgcgattacatctgagatcctagaagacttcttagagtttcaagtgctgccgttctgcaatcctcacccagggccagcctcagtaatcgtgcttgataacgcctccatccatcgatcagagcgtgtacgggtgctttgccaaagtgctggagtactccttgagtatctgccgccatactcaccagatttcaaccccatcgagaagagctttaagcagctcaaggggtggatgaaaaggaattcagcgcaagcggagaacttcattgactttggggtctttcttgagtatgcagcgcagctggtgtgctgtaatattaactgcagaagctggttccataggtgtggctatccctattaattgtgcttttaaatggatgccacagtacgtttctataggtagatgataccatacaaatgcgaacgattacaccttaatgcgcaacccacaaaagcgatttaataattctaaaaaaataagagctatttctatacatatagaactatcttaggaagttaacctgttataatcgcataacgttgtagtgttgtacatagggctatccaaatagactattgttgcagcgcatttgaaacgcctgaaaaacctcaacactatagcgggcacgggccgctgtcaccaaaaacgctcaggccactaagcttcaagcattctcgccatcatcctcacaaacactgctagacggttcaaccaccaatttcttgcgcgcaatctcttctcttttcttacaacgttcgactcgtctccagttacgatctgtgagaccctggtacccagcttgccattcttttgcagtgttttgtagcgtgaaaaaccagccaggaggctgcttgaaatcagtgatcggaatggtctggtctggtctggtctgagggtacagaccagaccagaccaggtgcttacataaggaccggtccgaccagaccggtccgaccaacaagaccgccaagaatgaggctgaagcaaagaaggaagccgaggaaatgtgttttactactgactgtcaatctagtcgtcttcgttctcactatcctcgatatcgctgttcccctcagcttggggctttccataccaggcccggagacactcgcacgcttctataatatctgccttcagcctaccacggcgatcgacgatagtaagcttcgcgctactaaaaagacgttcgcattcatccgacataggcgagatcgcaaacatgtctagagcgaagcgagcgagatctcgttgggagtcgtagcgagatagccagtacgcaatagcctcattgcaacctgcctcttcgttatgaagccggtcagtagagatgtattgttcatacaaatcagttgtagaaactggagcgtctattcgaatgcgcttatgttcccgctggcgatcaaatgctgggtcaggatctctctcttcctggctggtggtggcagcatctcgacagggtaccttcccttatactctgtctcccagagatgcttcaccgctaattgtgcgttttcaaaccacctcttcttctcttcgtcatgaagaacccactcttgcctgaaccatcccccttgcgatatggatcaaggatttgagccgcataatatgccggtggaaggtcagtatcttcagggaatcgattttgccaattcagctgctgattgttatagtactcaacgcactttaaccaagcagcatcagcgcagccttgaaggtacttccatgtaaagttgttatcgtcctcagtgtggatgtcgtggtagtgatccttcgtctcgcttatctcccggagaaggcagtccaaagttgaaaaccagtccgcaagtgacgtcttcttaccttcagaaagcaaagttgcagcatagaagtctttgagagcgagttcaatcttttcaagctcaaaccagtgctgtccatcaagcttaaagttcgcgatccctacggagccctttccaggtacatgacgagccgagaagagctctaaacgttctcgaacatttaatgcacgtgtaatcgaataaaaccatgagttccagcgggtcgagttgttctggataagctcaagcccgtcgaattgcgaaagatctccgccgataataattgtagcaaactcctcacgccgttgtggagtaagcctgatgtatcgcaccaggttgtgaagacgacccaaacatccgaacttcttccagagctcttccaccttcgtatagtcgccacgttgatgatgcttctccagcttcgcaagatacttctcacagtttcgccccataaggaacgcctggcaacagaggttgatgacatggcccaagcaacgcagccggcgatgacgacgttgttttgacttcatccatgggcagagatccttgagtataaactcaacagcggtatcatttgccgaggcattatccagcataaagtatccaatctgatctccgctaatgtcgtattcttccagcaattcaaggaccaccgatccaagattctctccagtatgttcgccgtatatacgtcgcatacctaaagcggtaacacgtcgcatgccggtagtatcaatccacatagcgacgacgcctaggatagcgtaagggtttggtgaagtccagagatcaaaggagatagagatcctactccgtgaatggtgtaggtcctccctaagctgttgcttcttcgatatgaatgcattcattacccagcttcggatagtcttcgcagccttcgggaggtggttgagtagtgccggatttaaaaagaggagtagttcacgaaagtactggttctctaattgaaagaaggcgatatggcagtacacaatccaacgaattagaagctctttaaacttctctactgactccttccagaaaaagatgctggaagcagccccatccttttgctggtcgattatagacttccgtacagaaccctttcgcttgatgccactctggggatcaatctggtgcttctgttccaggtgattccggatcctagaagtgccattgatgacaaacaactcttgcttgctcttcccaaccctgcactcatggcagtaatacacctctttcttatcgctatctcgaatgtattggagtccgtacttccagatgtgtgatgtaccttgacggaaatccttccttgcaattattgcacgtttcacgtacgtgataccgccctgcacgaactcatctggagattcgtgatattgaataggagtgggtgatagtataggggtgggtgatgacgtggggataggagatggagtaagagacgttaaatctagtcttataatattcgatggggacggtgaggttggtgttgaaggctccataacaatagtatataagtaggttgttaaggacttgattgttctatgtaagtagaagacttaccttgatcttaatgactcatattgtgctaaattttctggctagattagtctaagatctagtcacgtggacctatttatagccggaccggtccgatcatctagaccggtccgaccacggtctcaaaaaatcgccagaccagaccaagtcttggcggtctagaccagaccaagaccaagtcagaccagaccattccgatcactgcttgaaatgctgcgtccacaacttcaagatatcaccagatggctgcatcaagaggttgatatccatagctccgtcaatacaagagtcttataaagctcgttaatgtcctctccaactgtaggaaattttaacttaaggtagttaaagaaattactagtatgctcgttaatctcctgctcatgatcatatcggataggcgcccactgagatgcactagatacctcagctcttgttatcgttggtgcagctgcctgcaagttagactcctgttgaggttgcctgttcatccgctcaagctgtccaacgatgagcagttttgttaagcttttgatatcatcgtcgccatctccagccgcccgcaacttgcgcgttttctcatgcacccgcaggtcctttgctctcaaaattgcaagccgtacatcatcagatggctcatcgtacgttgcccttctcgctgtaattgctcttgcccacatggagataatgttgccgttgacaaagaggtgatcttcgaagcgcgctggctgcctcgctgttggcgccatccagcagcaataaggatagttctcgcaatgggtatctgtacagcgccatctatcccggatagcaatagcatgcccgctacctgcttgttcagctgctattacaccagcaagcccctcctcttgaatcaccgttgcggtgcgtcgacgaggaccgtcgacaaccgttggcaacggctgctgctcccctggaatttcagccaagatgagctcgaaatcgacgtttactggctcgctgacatagttatcaacctctacaacaaggcgctgaaagctattccacgttgcatcaacacctcgccgcaatcgctttatcgcgcgctcgcgtttggcctgcttagctgggtaaacaacagtgcaaacagatgagatcttcgctctttttggccgtaattctgcaacaacgtcatctacccactgccataggtcgtcgaaatgcagcgagtacagccgtacgccgtgctcgctatcggcagcttcaggaataaagtgtttctccatatcaccaccaaggcaagccctccacctaacgcgcagtacaggattaacctcatcctctagcgcttgcgatgagcgaggcagccatggagtgccttcttgacgtcggtacgctggctctccctcatcctcaacactaccggcagcgcccttagcagcgatctcatcctcatcctcaggcagcggatcgccatctccatcctcgaaagtatcctcatcctcgccaacgatatcttcagcttgcgcggaggcagctgtttgggtggcttgcagctcaggctcggacaacgggctttgacggcgcggcggggcagtcgctggaggcgacggcagcgcctcacggcggacacgtttaggcgttaaatgggtaggattttgtctagttgctggcgctctacgcttctgggaggacgggttaacgccttgatcgaatggctgcttcggcttacgctggcgcttgggcggcatcccaacagcagctagattgagctcgcaacaagctccacacaaacaaaacgctatacacgaacgatttagagtacaggactagcttcatgggcttctggaggtgggaaacggctgctgcattaatttactaacaaattactatgggagttgatgttcttgggcaccaagctaaccagatccaggcggctcaaggtatttcgaaaaccacaataCCGACGTACACGTCCAATCACACACCAACTTCGAGTTTTTCCGAACACGTGAAACTCCATCAGAAACCAACTATATCCATCGAAAGAAATAGATTCCGACTACTCCCAAGCCGTGCAGCCGCGTGGTTGTGGAGATACAAGGAGTCTAGTACCCCAAACGCGACGCGTCCGAACTTTCAGAAGcaaacgcacagaccaagccaagaaacaacaacaacaagacaacAGAGAGGCTAAAATGGCCCCAGATAGCGACACTATCGTAGTCCAGCTACCAGAAGACCTCCGGACCTCAAGCACACTGGACGACGAAATGGACCGACGACGAAATGGAGACCGACGAAAGGCACCAAGAcacccaacaacacccatcgagcagaccacccaagaaacaccaaggttaattattcagccaccactaaataaagaccagcggcattctccccagagataactacaagagagagaaacccattccagaac
This portion of the Pyrenophora tritici-repentis strain M4 chromosome Unknown M4_contig_00023, whole genome shotgun sequence genome encodes:
- a CDS encoding DDE-3 multi-domain protein, whose amino-acid sequence is MPGTGHRLQPAVLQAILDRIAACESDRAISRATGASRNTVAKLRLSLEFWGVPYPPRCVRLGRPSILRQAQREGLQAYLNGSPGAYMDEMRDFLYDEYDVRISLASVYRELEKMRWSRKLATKRAKEQSEPLRRLYLARMAQHYKAEQIVALDESACNERTGDRKYGWSPIGEPVELSHSFRRSERWSLLPAMTIDGYISYKIFQGAITSEILEDFLEFQVLPFCNPHPGPASVIVLDNASIHRSERVRVLCQSAGVLLEYLPPYSPDFNPIEKSFKQLKGWMKRNSAQAENFIDFGVFLEYAAQLVCCNINCRSWFHRCGYPY
- a CDS encoding Dimer-Tnp-hAT domain containing protein; this encodes MEPSTPTSPSPSNIIRLDLTSLTPSPIPTSSPTPILSPTPIQYHESPDEFVQGGITYVKRAIIARKDFRQGTSHIWKYGLQYIRDSDKKEVYYCHECRVGKSKQELFVINGTSRIRNHLEQKHQIDPQSGIKRKGSVRKSIIDQQKDGAASSIFFWKESVEKFKELLIRWIVYCHIAFFQLENQYFRELLLFLNPALLNHLPKAAKTIRSWVMNAFISKKQQLREDLHHSRSRISISFDLWTSPNPYAILGVVAMWIDTTGMRRVTALGMRRIYGEHTGENLGSVVLELLEEYDISGDQIGYFMLDNASANDTAVEFILKDLCPWMKSKQRRHRRLRCLGHVINLCCQAFLMGRNCEKYLAKLEKHHQRGDYTKVEELWKKFGCLGRLHNLVRYIRLTPQRREEFATIIIGGDLSQFDGLELIQNNSTRWNSWFYSITRALNVRERLELFSARHVPGKGSVGIANFKLDGQHWFELEKIELALKDFYAATLLSEGKKTSLADWFSTLDCLLREISETKDHYHDIHTEDDNNFTWKYLQGCADAAWLKCVEYYNNQQLNWQNRFPEDTDLPPAYYAAQILDPYRKGDGSGKTVKHLWETEYKGSQEERDPDPAFDRQREHKRIRIDAPVSTTDLYEQYISTDRLHNEEAGCNEAIAYWLSRYDSQRDLARFALDMFAISPMSDECERLFSSAKLTIVDRRGRLKADIIEACECLRAWYGKPQAEGNSDIEDSENEDD